In one window of Micromonospora cathayae DNA:
- a CDS encoding thymidine kinase produces MARPLPGEPDAPTCAAARGADGRPLHAAALKFFWGPMDCGKSTMALQMNYNHARQGRRGLVTTRIDRSLGPQVTTRIGLAHEAIEVTDDLDLRALVRGRWADGERVDYLICDEASFYQVEHVEQMAELVDHDDVDVFAFGLATDFRSSFFPAAQRLFELADAVARIQVEVLCWCGREGLLNARVVGGRVVREGAQVVIGDTVPDAQVRYQVLCRRHYRSGDLGPLA; encoded by the coding sequence CTGGCCCGACCGCTGCCGGGCGAGCCGGACGCCCCCACCTGCGCCGCCGCCCGCGGAGCCGACGGGCGCCCCCTGCACGCCGCGGCGCTGAAGTTCTTCTGGGGGCCGATGGACTGCGGCAAGTCCACCATGGCGTTGCAGATGAACTACAACCACGCCCGGCAGGGCCGCCGCGGCCTGGTCACCACCCGCATCGACCGGTCGCTGGGCCCGCAGGTCACCACCCGCATCGGCCTGGCCCACGAGGCCATCGAGGTCACCGACGACCTGGACCTGCGGGCCCTGGTGCGCGGCCGGTGGGCCGACGGGGAACGCGTCGACTACCTGATCTGCGACGAGGCGTCCTTCTACCAGGTCGAACACGTCGAGCAGATGGCCGAACTGGTCGACCACGACGACGTCGACGTGTTCGCGTTCGGCCTGGCCACCGACTTCCGGTCGAGTTTCTTCCCCGCCGCGCAGCGGCTGTTCGAACTCGCCGACGCGGTGGCCCGCATCCAGGTCGAGGTGCTGTGCTGGTGCGGACGCGAGGGGCTGCTCAACGCCCGCGTCGTCGGCGGCCGGGTGGTCCGCGAAGGCGCCCAGGTCGTCATCGGTGACACCGTCCCCGACGCGCAGGTCCGCTACCAGGTGCTGTGCCGGCGGCACTACCGCAGCGGAGACCTCGGCCCGCTCGCCTGA
- a CDS encoding MFS transporter gives MAETLSPAVASTPPASTRRERTGWYFYDWAMSAFSTTVITVFLGPFLTSVAEVAAGCALGADRCGGYVYPLGVKVAAGSYFPYLVSLSVFLTVFVLPVTGAIADRSLHKKRLLAVFAFLGAGATVAMVFVTGDRYLLGGVLFVVANIAFGASVVVYNSFLPQLGGPDDRDGISSRGWALGYLGGGTLLAVNLVVVNSFGDGTAQRTLDLARWSIVSAGVWWAVFTLVPLAWLRERPSVAATGGGGNVLVDGFRQLGRTLREIKAYPLTLFFLLAFLVYNDGIQTVIALASQYGTEELRLGQSTLIVTILLVQFLAFGGALLLGALAKWFGAWKTVLLSLVLWTGVILAAFWLPPEAPVPFMVLGAGIGLVLGGSQALSRSLFSQLIPAGKEGEYYGFYEISDKGTSWLGPLAFGVVFQLTNSYRVGLVSLLIFFVVGFVLLLAVPVRRAIVAAGNVPPRVL, from the coding sequence ATGGCCGAGACCCTCTCCCCCGCCGTGGCGTCGACACCCCCGGCGAGCACCCGTCGGGAACGCACCGGCTGGTACTTCTACGACTGGGCGATGTCGGCGTTCTCCACCACCGTGATCACGGTGTTCCTGGGGCCGTTCCTGACCAGTGTCGCCGAGGTCGCCGCCGGCTGTGCGTTGGGCGCGGACCGCTGTGGCGGGTACGTGTACCCGCTGGGGGTGAAGGTGGCCGCCGGGTCGTACTTTCCGTACCTGGTGTCGTTGTCGGTGTTCCTGACGGTGTTCGTGTTGCCGGTGACCGGGGCGATCGCGGACCGGTCGCTGCACAAGAAGCGGCTGCTGGCGGTGTTCGCGTTCCTGGGTGCGGGGGCGACGGTGGCGATGGTGTTCGTCACCGGGGACCGGTACCTGCTGGGTGGGGTGCTGTTCGTGGTGGCGAACATCGCGTTCGGGGCGTCGGTGGTGGTGTACAACTCGTTCCTGCCGCAGTTGGGGGGCCCGGACGACCGGGACGGTATCTCCAGTCGGGGTTGGGCGCTGGGCTACCTGGGTGGCGGGACGCTGCTGGCGGTGAACCTGGTGGTGGTGAACTCGTTCGGGGACGGCACCGCGCAGCGCACCCTGGACCTGGCGCGCTGGTCGATCGTGTCGGCCGGGGTGTGGTGGGCGGTGTTCACGCTGGTGCCGTTGGCGTGGCTGCGGGAGCGGCCGTCGGTGGCGGCGACCGGTGGCGGCGGGAACGTGCTGGTCGACGGGTTCCGGCAGTTGGGTCGGACGCTGCGGGAGATCAAGGCGTACCCGTTGACGTTGTTCTTCCTGCTGGCGTTCCTGGTGTACAACGACGGCATCCAGACGGTGATCGCGTTGGCCAGCCAGTACGGCACCGAGGAGCTGCGGTTGGGGCAGTCGACGCTGATCGTGACGATCCTGCTGGTGCAGTTCCTGGCGTTCGGTGGGGCGTTGCTGCTGGGGGCGTTGGCGAAGTGGTTCGGGGCGTGGAAGACGGTGCTGCTGTCGCTGGTGCTGTGGACCGGGGTGATCCTGGCGGCGTTCTGGCTGCCGCCGGAGGCGCCGGTGCCGTTCATGGTGCTGGGCGCGGGGATCGGGTTGGTGTTGGGGGGCAGTCAGGCGTTGAGCCGGTCGCTGTTCAGTCAGCTGATCCCGGCCGGTAAGGAGGGCGAGTACTACGGCTTCTACGAGATCAGTGACAAGGGCACCAGCTGGTTGGGGCCCCTCGCCTTCGGGGTGGTGTTCCAGTTGACCAACTCGTACCGGGTGGGCCTGGTGTCGTTGTTGATCTTCTTCGTGGTGGGGTTCGTGCTGTTGTTGGCGGTGCCGGTGCGGCGGGCCATCGTCGCGGCGGGGAACGTGCCGCCGCGCGTCCTGTAA
- a CDS encoding glycerophosphodiester phosphodiesterase, whose protein sequence is MSHAYLDAPAPLAFAHRGGAARGDENTAAAFARAVGLGYRYVETDVHATADGVAVVFHDATLDRVTGERGRIAALRWADLATVRVGGAAAVPRLDEVLAGWPEIRFNVDVKADPAVAATVATVERVGATDRVLLASFSDDRLARLRALAGPKVATSLGMRGVARLRMASLTGRPLRLPPSVVAAQVPVRYGRLPVVDRRLVRYAHRLGLHVHVWTIDEPDEMHELLDLGVDGIMTDHVDRLVEVYRSRGHWAA, encoded by the coding sequence GTGTCCCACGCCTACCTCGACGCGCCGGCCCCGCTGGCGTTCGCTCACCGTGGGGGCGCGGCGCGGGGTGACGAGAACACCGCCGCGGCGTTCGCCCGGGCCGTCGGCCTCGGCTACCGGTACGTCGAGACCGACGTGCACGCCACCGCCGACGGGGTGGCGGTGGTGTTCCACGACGCCACCCTGGACCGGGTCACCGGGGAACGGGGGCGGATCGCCGCGTTGCGGTGGGCGGACCTGGCGACGGTGCGGGTGGGTGGGGCGGCGGCGGTGCCGAGGCTGGACGAGGTGCTCGCCGGGTGGCCGGAGATCCGGTTCAACGTCGATGTGAAGGCCGATCCGGCGGTGGCGGCGACGGTGGCGACGGTGGAGCGGGTCGGGGCGACCGACCGGGTGCTGCTGGCGTCGTTCAGTGATGACCGGCTGGCCCGGCTGCGGGCCCTGGCCGGCCCGAAGGTCGCCACGTCGTTGGGGATGCGGGGGGTGGCGCGGCTGCGGATGGCGTCGCTGACCGGGCGGCCGTTGCGGTTGCCGCCGTCGGTGGTCGCCGCGCAGGTGCCGGTGCGGTACGGGCGGCTGCCGGTGGTGGACCGGCGGCTGGTGCGGTACGCGCACCGGCTCGGACTGCACGTGCATGTCTGGACGATCGACGAACCTGACGAGATGCACGAGTTACTGGACCTGGGTGTGGATGGCATCATGACCGATCACGTCGACCGGTTGGTCGAGGTGTACCGCAGTCGCGGCCACTGGGCCGCCTGA
- a CDS encoding calcium:proton antiporter, giving the protein MVWGRDLPVAVEVVVVVLLAGAVLAAVHHAEVVAHRVGEPFGSLILAVAVTVIEVGLIITLMVSGGKNTDTLARDTVFAAVMITCNGIVGLSLLLTALRRRVAVFNPEGTGAALATVLTLAVLSLVLPTFTTSTPGAAFSGPQLVFAAVASLALYGMFVFVQNVRHRDYFLPLPKPGREAVAAGPGEPERYATGEEEHAPAPPMRTALVSFGLLVVALVAVVGLAKVESVTIEQAVAGAGLPPAVVGVVIALLVLLPETLAAARNARRDRVQISLNLALGSAMASIGLTIPAIAVASLWLEGPLVLGLGATQIVLLGLTAAVGILTVMPGRATLLQAWVHLSLCASYLFLATNP; this is encoded by the coding sequence ATGGTGTGGGGGCGCGACCTGCCGGTGGCGGTCGAGGTCGTGGTGGTGGTGTTGCTGGCCGGGGCGGTGCTGGCGGCGGTGCACCACGCGGAGGTGGTCGCGCACCGGGTGGGTGAGCCGTTCGGGTCGTTGATCCTGGCGGTCGCGGTCACCGTGATCGAGGTGGGGTTGATCATCACGCTGATGGTGTCCGGCGGGAAGAACACCGACACCCTGGCACGGGACACCGTGTTCGCCGCCGTGATGATCACCTGTAACGGGATCGTCGGGTTGTCGTTGCTGCTGACCGCGTTGCGGCGGCGGGTGGCGGTGTTCAACCCGGAGGGCACCGGGGCGGCGCTGGCGACGGTGCTGACCCTGGCGGTGCTGAGTCTGGTGCTGCCGACGTTCACCACCAGCACGCCCGGTGCGGCGTTCTCCGGGCCGCAGTTGGTGTTCGCGGCGGTGGCGTCGCTGGCCCTGTACGGGATGTTCGTGTTCGTGCAGAACGTCCGGCACCGGGACTACTTCCTGCCGTTGCCGAAGCCCGGCCGGGAGGCGGTCGCGGCGGGTCCGGGCGAGCCGGAGCGGTACGCCACCGGTGAGGAGGAGCACGCGCCCGCCCCGCCGATGCGGACCGCGCTGGTCAGTTTCGGGTTGCTGGTGGTGGCGCTGGTGGCGGTGGTGGGGCTGGCGAAGGTCGAGTCGGTGACGATCGAGCAGGCGGTGGCCGGGGCCGGGTTGCCGCCGGCGGTCGTCGGGGTGGTCATCGCGTTGCTGGTGCTGCTGCCGGAGACCCTCGCGGCGGCCCGCAACGCCCGGCGGGACCGGGTGCAGATCAGCCTGAACCTGGCGTTGGGGTCGGCGATGGCGAGCATCGGGTTGACCATCCCGGCGATCGCGGTGGCGTCGTTGTGGCTGGAGGGGCCGCTGGTGCTGGGGCTGGGGGCGACCCAGATCGTGCTGCTGGGGCTGACCGCCGCGGTGGGGATCCTGACCGTGATGCCCGGCCGGGCGACGCTGTTGCAGGCGTGGGTGCACCTGTCGTTGTGCGCCAGTTACCTGTTCCTGGCGACCAACCCCTGA
- a CDS encoding lysophospholipid acyltransferase family protein, which translates to MDTPHSPWRPPWLWRAAQLAARLIVGAVARLEVDGDVPDRWRRGPLILAANHISPFDPLVLAAACRARGVSPRIMATGGLFRAPVVGAAMRHAGHIRVDRGTAAVGQALHDAAEAVAAGSVILVYPEGRIGLDPGMWPERGKTGTARLAFACGAPVVPVAQWGSHEVLPYRAPKGMVAAVWRAVWRRPVIRVRFGAPVELGGVDPAVPGAARRATDLIIDAVTDTLVPLRVDEPDRPRHVDPGRPVDTSRSHRRRAAGG; encoded by the coding sequence ATGGACACCCCGCACTCCCCCTGGCGTCCCCCGTGGCTGTGGCGCGCCGCGCAGTTGGCCGCGCGGCTGATCGTCGGCGCGGTGGCCCGTCTCGAGGTCGACGGTGACGTGCCGGACCGGTGGCGGCGTGGGCCGCTGATCCTGGCCGCCAACCACATCAGCCCGTTCGACCCGCTGGTGTTGGCCGCGGCCTGCCGGGCCCGGGGGGTGTCGCCGCGGATCATGGCCACCGGTGGCCTGTTCCGGGCGCCGGTGGTGGGCGCGGCGATGCGGCACGCCGGGCACATCCGGGTCGACCGGGGCACCGCGGCGGTCGGGCAGGCGTTGCACGACGCCGCCGAGGCGGTGGCCGCCGGGTCGGTGATCCTGGTGTACCCGGAGGGGCGGATCGGTCTGGACCCGGGGATGTGGCCGGAGCGCGGCAAGACCGGTACGGCGCGGTTGGCGTTCGCCTGCGGTGCGCCGGTGGTGCCGGTGGCGCAGTGGGGGTCGCACGAGGTGCTGCCGTACCGGGCGCCGAAGGGGATGGTGGCGGCGGTGTGGCGGGCGGTGTGGCGGCGGCCGGTGATCCGGGTGCGGTTCGGTGCGCCGGTCGAGCTGGGGGGTGTGGATCCGGCGGTGCCGGGGGCGGCGCGGCGGGCCACTGATCTGATCATCGACGCGGTGACCGACACGCTGGTGCCGTTGCGGGTGGACGAGCCGGACCGGCCGCGGCACGTGGATCCGGGGCGGCCGGTCGACACCAGCCGCAGTCACCGGCGGCGTGCCGCCGGCGGGTGA
- a CDS encoding cytochrome ubiquinol oxidase subunit I yields the protein MDALDVARWQFGVTTVYHFLFVPLTIGLSVLVAILQTLWHRTGNDRYLTLTKFYGKLFLINFAMGIVTGIVQEFQFGMNWSDYSRFVGDIFGAPLAIEALVAFFLESTFLGLWIFGWDRLPKRIHLATIWAAALGSTFSAYFILAANSWMQNPVGYRINPDTGRAELTDFVAVLTNKVALITFPHTIAGCFLVAGSLIVAVALFHLIRNPHHHDTPTYRFAARFGAWTTLAATAGVLITGDIQGKIMTDVQPMKMAAAEGLYTTETPAAFSVLTIGTLDGSRELYALKIPYLLSFLGTGDPHGTVQGINDLQAQYTAQYGPGSYTPIIPVTYWSFRMMIGFGLAAAAIALWVLWAHRKGRTPTGKWLLRAGLVMPLLPLAANSFGWIFTEMGRQPWIVFGEMLTRDGVSRSVSLTEVLTSFTAFTLVYATLAVIEVRLLIRYAKAGLPDTTHDPTPHDHTDDPDRPLAFAY from the coding sequence GTGGACGCACTCGACGTCGCCCGCTGGCAGTTCGGTGTCACCACCGTCTACCACTTTCTCTTCGTCCCACTCACCATCGGCCTCAGCGTCCTCGTCGCCATCCTGCAAACCCTCTGGCACCGCACCGGCAACGACCGCTACCTCACCCTCACCAAATTCTACGGAAAACTCTTCCTCATCAACTTCGCCATGGGCATCGTCACCGGCATCGTCCAGGAATTCCAGTTCGGCATGAACTGGAGCGACTACTCCCGCTTCGTCGGCGACATCTTCGGCGCACCCCTCGCCATCGAAGCCCTCGTCGCCTTCTTCCTCGAATCCACCTTCCTCGGACTCTGGATCTTCGGCTGGGACCGCCTCCCCAAACGCATCCACCTCGCCACCATCTGGGCCGCCGCCCTCGGCTCCACCTTCAGCGCCTACTTCATCCTCGCCGCCAACTCCTGGATGCAGAACCCCGTCGGCTACCGCATCAACCCCGACACCGGACGCGCCGAACTCACCGACTTCGTCGCCGTCCTCACCAACAAAGTCGCCCTCATCACCTTCCCGCACACCATCGCCGGCTGCTTCCTCGTCGCCGGCAGCCTCATCGTCGCCGTCGCCCTCTTCCACCTCATCCGCAACCCCCACCACCACGACACACCCACCTACCGCTTCGCCGCCCGCTTCGGCGCCTGGACAACCCTCGCCGCCACCGCCGGCGTCCTCATCACCGGCGACATCCAGGGCAAAATCATGACCGACGTCCAACCCATGAAAATGGCCGCCGCCGAAGGCCTCTACACCACCGAAACCCCCGCCGCCTTCAGCGTCCTCACCATCGGCACCCTCGACGGCAGCCGCGAACTCTACGCCCTCAAAATCCCCTACCTGCTCAGCTTCCTCGGCACCGGCGACCCCCACGGCACCGTCCAGGGCATCAACGACCTCCAAGCCCAATACACCGCCCAGTACGGCCCCGGCAGCTACACCCCGATCATCCCGGTCACCTACTGGAGCTTCCGCATGATGATCGGCTTCGGCCTCGCCGCCGCCGCCATCGCCCTCTGGGTCCTCTGGGCCCACCGCAAAGGCCGCACCCCCACCGGAAAATGGCTCCTGCGCGCCGGCCTCGTCATGCCCCTGCTACCCCTGGCCGCCAACAGCTTCGGCTGGATCTTCACCGAAATGGGCCGCCAACCCTGGATCGTCTTCGGCGAAATGCTCACCCGCGACGGCGTCTCCCGCAGCGTCAGCCTCACCGAAGTCCTCACCAGCTTCACCGCATTCACCCTCGTCTACGCCACCCTCGCCGTCATCGAGGTCCGACTCCTCATCCGCTACGCCAAAGCCGGCCTCCCCGACACCACCCACGACCCCACACCCCACGACCACACCGACGACCCCGACCGCCCTCTCGCCTTCGCCTACTGA
- the cydB gene encoding cytochrome d ubiquinol oxidase subunit II, with protein MDLTTVWFLLIAVLFTGYFILEGFDFGVGALLPVLGRDDRERRVMINTIGPVWDGNEVWLITAGGAMFAAFPEWYATLFSGFYLPLLLILLALIIRGVAFEYRHKRPEPTWKRRWDTAITIGSITPAILWGIAFANILRGVPLDADHEYTGGLLDLLHPYALLGGLTTAALFLTHGALFTALKTTGDIRHRATTLATRLGTAAALLTIPFLTWTLTIRTSPLATALAATATLTLLAALAATHARREGWAFTGTATTIALTVATLFAALFPNVLPSTTDPAGTLTTTNAASTPYTLEIMTWVAAIFTPVVLAYQGWTYWVFRRRIGTHHIPTH; from the coding sequence GTGGACCTCACCACCGTCTGGTTTCTCCTCATCGCCGTCCTCTTCACCGGCTACTTCATCCTCGAAGGCTTCGACTTCGGCGTCGGCGCACTCCTACCCGTCCTCGGCCGCGACGACCGCGAACGACGCGTCATGATCAACACCATCGGACCCGTCTGGGACGGCAACGAAGTCTGGCTCATCACCGCCGGCGGCGCCATGTTCGCCGCCTTCCCCGAGTGGTACGCCACCCTCTTCAGCGGCTTCTACCTACCCCTCCTGCTCATCCTGCTCGCCCTCATCATCCGCGGCGTCGCCTTCGAATACCGCCACAAACGCCCCGAACCCACCTGGAAACGCCGCTGGGACACCGCCATCACCATCGGCAGCATCACCCCCGCCATCCTCTGGGGCATCGCCTTCGCCAACATCCTGCGCGGCGTACCCCTCGACGCCGACCACGAATACACCGGCGGCCTCCTCGACCTCCTCCACCCCTACGCCCTCCTCGGCGGCCTCACCACCGCCGCCCTCTTCCTCACCCACGGTGCCCTCTTCACCGCCCTCAAAACCACCGGCGACATCCGCCACCGCGCCACCACCCTCGCCACCCGCCTCGGCACCGCCGCCGCCCTACTCACCATCCCCTTCCTCACCTGGACCCTCACCATCCGCACCAGCCCCCTCGCCACCGCACTCGCCGCCACCGCCACCCTCACCCTCCTCGCCGCCCTCGCCGCCACCCACGCCCGCCGCGAAGGCTGGGCCTTCACCGGCACCGCCACCACCATCGCCCTCACCGTCGCCACCCTCTTCGCCGCCCTCTTCCCCAACGTCCTACCCTCCACCACCGACCCCGCCGGCACCCTCACCACCACCAACGCCGCCTCCACCCCCTACACCCTCGAAATCATGACCTGGGTCGCCGCCATCTTCACCCCCGTCGTCCTCGCCTACCAGGGCTGGACCTACTGGGTCTTCCGCCGCCGCATCGGCACCCACCACATCCCCACCCACTGA
- a CDS encoding peroxiredoxin, whose product MVVGVGDLVEDFVLPDQAGVPWRLSEALVVGPVVVFFYPAAMTRGCTVESCHFRDLAAEFAAVGAARVGISRDPVARQAEFARLHGFDFPLLSDVDGVVAGRFGVRRRLPLGPLSTRRMTFVVGRDARVVEVVHSELGMHAHADRALRALGG is encoded by the coding sequence GTGGTGGTCGGTGTCGGTGACCTGGTGGAGGATTTCGTGCTGCCGGATCAGGCGGGTGTGCCGTGGCGGTTGTCGGAGGCGTTGGTGGTGGGGCCGGTGGTGGTGTTCTTCTATCCGGCGGCGATGACGCGGGGCTGCACGGTGGAGAGTTGTCATTTCCGGGATCTGGCGGCGGAGTTCGCGGCGGTGGGTGCGGCGCGGGTGGGGATCAGTCGGGATCCGGTGGCGCGGCAGGCGGAGTTCGCGCGGTTGCACGGGTTCGATTTTCCGTTGTTGTCGGATGTGGATGGTGTGGTGGCGGGTCGGTTCGGGGTGCGGCGGCGGTTGCCGTTGGGGCCGTTGTCGACGCGGCGGATGACGTTCGTGGTGGGTCGGGATGCCCGGGTGGTGGAGGTGGTGCACAGCGAGTTGGGGATGCACGCGCATGCGGATCGGGCGTTGCGGGCGTTGGGTGGGTGA
- a CDS encoding SDR family oxidoreductase has product MAPVTIVTGGGRGIGAATARRLAHAGHDIALCYRRDHHAAGTVLADIHATGRRGITVAADTSDPDQVTHLFDTTAGTLGPITGLVNNAGLTSPIGPFTDVTLTDLRRIVDVNILGYLLCAQQAARRMTTGAAIVNVSSAAATLGSPGEYVHYAASKAATDTLTVGLAKELAPRGIRVNAVAPGIIRTEIHTLSGMPDRAEQAAARIPLGRAGEADEVAAAIAWLLGPDASYTTGTVLRVAGGL; this is encoded by the coding sequence ATGGCACCGGTCACCATCGTCACCGGCGGCGGACGAGGCATCGGCGCCGCCACCGCCCGCCGCCTCGCCCACGCCGGCCACGACATCGCCCTGTGCTACCGACGCGACCACCACGCCGCCGGCACCGTCCTCGCCGACATCCACGCCACCGGCCGCCGGGGCATCACCGTCGCCGCCGACACCAGCGACCCCGACCAGGTCACCCACCTGTTCGACACCACCGCCGGCACCCTCGGCCCGATCACCGGCCTGGTCAACAACGCCGGCCTCACCAGCCCGATCGGCCCCTTCACCGACGTCACCCTCACCGACCTGCGCCGCATCGTCGACGTCAACATCCTCGGCTACCTGCTCTGCGCCCAACAGGCCGCCCGCCGCATGACCACCGGCGCCGCCATCGTCAACGTCTCCTCGGCCGCCGCGACCCTCGGCAGCCCGGGGGAGTACGTCCACTACGCCGCCAGCAAAGCCGCCACCGACACCCTCACCGTCGGCCTGGCCAAGGAACTCGCCCCGCGCGGCATCCGGGTCAACGCCGTGGCCCCCGGCATCATCCGCACCGAGATCCACACCCTGTCCGGCATGCCGGACCGAGCCGAGCAGGCCGCCGCGCGCATTCCACTCGGCCGGGCGGGCGAAGCCGACGAGGTGGCCGCCGCCATCGCCTGGCTGCTCGGACCGGACGCCTCGTACACCACCGGCACCGTGCTCCGCGTCGCCGGTGGACTGTGA
- a CDS encoding nucleoside deaminase yields MPDALTADELVALALEVSEEGMRAGELPVGAVVVRGTEVVGRAYTQERTQGRRLVHADLLAMEQADRQLGWRDRGAALVLAVTLEPCLMCLGAAMSLGVSQVYYGLEAPDDGAAGVPAVWRPTRSAMSFSRLPAVAGGFRRQECAEQFRRYAESAPDGSLRRYAESMAALPDDLVDG; encoded by the coding sequence ATGCCGGACGCCCTGACCGCAGACGAACTCGTCGCCCTGGCGCTGGAGGTCTCCGAGGAGGGCATGCGCGCCGGTGAGCTGCCGGTCGGCGCCGTCGTCGTGCGGGGCACAGAGGTCGTCGGCCGGGCGTACACCCAGGAGCGGACCCAGGGCCGGCGCCTGGTCCACGCCGATCTGCTGGCCATGGAGCAGGCCGACCGGCAGCTCGGCTGGCGGGACCGGGGCGCCGCGTTGGTCCTCGCGGTCACCCTGGAGCCGTGCCTGATGTGCCTCGGGGCGGCGATGTCGCTCGGTGTGTCCCAGGTCTACTACGGCCTGGAGGCGCCCGACGACGGCGCGGCCGGTGTTCCGGCGGTGTGGCGGCCGACCCGGTCGGCCATGTCGTTCTCCCGGCTGCCGGCGGTGGCCGGCGGTTTCCGCCGACAGGAGTGCGCCGAGCAGTTCCGGCGGTACGCCGAGAGCGCGCCGGACGGGTCGCTGCGCCGGTACGCCGAGAGCATGGCGGCGCTGCCGGACGACCTGGTCGACGGGTGA
- a CDS encoding tyrosine-type recombinase/integrase codes for MHDKVDSLVPVLVEEFLTARATRKPSPHTLEAYRRDLLAVARLAAQRATPPLPLAELAITDLSPRRLRAAFADFAAPRAVASVHRAWSTWNNFFTFLVAEGVVAGNPMPAVDRPRAPLPQPKPLRGEDTPERLLAAVAQQAGRQHDPWPERDLAVVALALCTGLRLSELLALRVASVAGRPGERRVDVAGKGGRPRVVPVEPELDEVVAAYLDSRARRFGARSVRPDSALLVDRRGEPLRRGGLQYLVDSCYRRAGVTDRVPRGARLHALRHTFATRLAEDGASAAEIMRLLGHASLASSQTYIEVTAGQQRAAVRSNRTHRVLVGLVGAG; via the coding sequence ATGCATGACAAAGTGGACAGTCTGGTTCCGGTGCTCGTCGAGGAGTTCCTGACCGCGCGGGCCACCCGGAAGCCGTCCCCGCACACCCTCGAGGCGTACCGGCGGGACCTGCTCGCCGTCGCCCGCCTGGCGGCGCAGCGGGCCACCCCTCCCCTCCCCCTCGCCGAACTGGCGATCACCGATCTCTCCCCCCGCAGGCTGCGGGCCGCGTTCGCGGACTTCGCCGCTCCCCGCGCGGTGGCCTCGGTGCACCGGGCCTGGTCCACCTGGAACAACTTCTTCACGTTCCTGGTCGCCGAGGGTGTGGTGGCGGGCAACCCGATGCCGGCGGTGGACCGGCCCCGTGCCCCGCTCCCCCAGCCCAAGCCGCTGCGGGGTGAGGACACCCCGGAACGGCTGCTGGCGGCCGTGGCGCAGCAGGCGGGCCGGCAGCACGATCCCTGGCCGGAGCGGGACCTGGCCGTGGTGGCGTTGGCGTTGTGTACGGGGCTGCGGCTGTCGGAGCTGCTGGCGTTGCGGGTGGCGTCGGTGGCGGGGCGGCCCGGGGAACGGCGGGTGGACGTGGCGGGCAAGGGTGGCCGGCCGCGGGTGGTGCCGGTGGAGCCGGAACTGGACGAGGTGGTGGCGGCCTATCTGGACAGCCGGGCGCGGCGGTTCGGGGCGCGGTCGGTGCGGCCGGACTCGGCGTTGCTGGTGGATCGGCGGGGTGAGCCGTTGCGGCGGGGTGGTCTGCAGTATCTGGTGGATTCGTGTTACCGGCGGGCGGGGGTCACGGACCGGGTGCCGCGGGGGGCACGGTTGCACGCGTTGCGGCACACGTTCGCGACGCGGTTGGCGGAGGACGGGGCGAGCGCGGCGGAGATCATGCGGTTGCTGGGGCATGCGTCGTTGGCGTCGTCGCAGACGTACATCGAGGTGACGGCGGGTCAGCAGCGGGCGGCGGTGCGGTCGAACCGGACGCATCGGGTGTTGGTGGGGTTGGTGGGTGCGGGGTGA